A genomic segment from Leptolyngbya boryana PCC 6306 encodes:
- a CDS encoding Cof-type HAD-IIB family hydrolase has product MQHSDIRLLVLDIDGTIAGKSNNIREPVLAAISDAQNSGVQIAIATGRMYRSALRFYQTVGSSLPLIAYQGAWIQDPATNQILRQWSVPKAQVLELLDYFEQSHLRELLSIHFYINDDLYIRSMTPETAAYVQRSGIVPIEVGDLRNTLDMELTKVLALSDDTELIDTMLGSLQKQYTPAELYLTKSVATFFEATNPAANKGTAVKYLAEEILGLKPENVMTIGDNFNDLEMIQYAGIGVAMGDAPGGVQQYADWVAPSVEADGAAIAIRKFLL; this is encoded by the coding sequence ATGCAGCACTCTGATATTCGATTATTGGTCTTAGACATTGACGGGACAATCGCAGGCAAGTCTAATAATATCCGCGAACCTGTGCTTGCAGCGATTTCCGACGCACAGAATTCTGGGGTGCAAATTGCGATCGCGACGGGTCGCATGTATCGCTCTGCACTGCGCTTTTATCAAACCGTGGGGTCTTCTCTGCCGTTAATTGCCTATCAAGGCGCATGGATTCAAGATCCTGCGACGAATCAGATTCTACGGCAATGGTCAGTTCCCAAAGCACAAGTCTTGGAACTGCTCGACTATTTTGAGCAATCGCATCTCCGAGAATTGTTATCAATTCATTTCTATATCAATGACGATCTCTATATTCGATCGATGACTCCGGAGACGGCAGCTTATGTTCAGCGATCAGGCATTGTCCCAATCGAAGTTGGGGATCTGCGGAATACATTAGATATGGAACTGACAAAAGTTTTGGCGCTCAGCGACGACACTGAACTCATTGATACGATGCTGGGGTCGCTTCAGAAGCAGTACACTCCTGCTGAGCTTTACCTAACAAAATCTGTCGCAACGTTCTTTGAGGCAACGAATCCGGCTGCAAATAAAGGAACGGCTGTGAAGTATTTAGCTGAAGAAATTCTGGGTCTGAAGCCTGAGAACGTGATGACGATCGGTGATAACTTCAACGATCTCGAAATGATTCAATATGCTGGAATTGGGGTGGCAATGGGAGATGCTCCGGGCGGAGTCCAACAATATGCCGATTGGGTTGCGCCGAGCGTTGAAGCAGATGGAGCTGCGATCGCCATTCGGAAATTTTTGCTTTAA